In one Balaenoptera acutorostrata chromosome 5, mBalAcu1.1, whole genome shotgun sequence genomic region, the following are encoded:
- the NIPAL1 gene encoding magnesium transporter NIPA3, with protein sequence MGGQVRLPPGEPCREGYVLSLICPNASQAWCEIIRVSQLLASPVLYRDLNSSITNWSISANAENKYSLYVGLVLAISSSIFIGSSFILKKKGLLQLANKGVTRAGQGGYSYLKEWLWWAGLLSMGAGEAANFAAYAFAPATLVTPLGALSVLISALLSSYFLNEHLNIHGKIGCILSILGSTVMVIHAPQEEEVASLHEMEMKLRDPGFISFAVIITVISLVLILIVAPKKGQTNILVYISICSLIGAFSVSSVKGLGIAIKELLEWKPIYKHPLVFVLLAVLVLSVTTQINYLNKALDTFNTSLVTPIYYVFFTSMVVTCSAILFQEWYGMNAGDVIGTLSGFFTIINGIFLLHAFKNTDITWSDLTSTTQKEVLSLNGNEDKYVLLENVECSTPEFDDDITLFSRTDDQSP encoded by the exons GCTACGTGCTGTCTCTGATCTGTCCAAATGCCTCCCAGGCTTGGTGTGAGATCATACGTGTGTCACAGCTGTTGGCTTCTCCTGTCCTCTACAGGGACCTGAATTCCAGCATAACCAACTGGAGCATTTCTGCAAATGCAGAGAACAAATACAGTCTTTATGTAGGCCTGGTACTGGCAATAAGTTCCAGTATTTTTATTGGCTCCAGTTTCATCCTGAAAAAAAAGGGCCTCTTACAACTGGCCAACAAGGGCGTTACTAGAGCTG GACAAGGTGGATATTCTTACCTCAAGGAATGGCTCTGGTGGGCAGGATTACTCTCAA TGGGAGCAGGCGAGGCTGCGAATTTTGCAGCTTATGCTTTTGCACCTGCCACCTTGGTCACCCCACTGGGCGCTCTGAGTGTTCTCATAAG TGCACTGTTgtcttcctattttttaaatgagcactTGAACATTCATGGGAAAATAGGCTGCATATTAAGTATATTGGGGTCAACTGTGATGGTTATCCATGCCCCACAAGAAGAGGAAGTCGCTTCTCTGcatgaaatggaaatgaaattgagAGACCCAG GATTTATCTCCTTTGCTGTGATCATAACTGTGATCTCCTTGGTGCTGATTTTGATTGTAGCTCCCAAGAAAGGACAGACCAATATATTGGTCTACATTTCAATCTGTTCATTGATTGgagcattttcagtttcttctgtcAAGGGCCTGGGAATTGCCATTAAGGAACTACTGGAATGGAAGCCCATTTATAAGCATCCCCTGGTCTTTGTTTTGCTGGCTGTACTCGTGCTTTCAGTGACAACACAGATTAACTATCTCAACAAGGCACTGGACACCTTTAATACATCTCTTGTGACTCCCATTTATTATGTGTTCTTCACGTCCATGGTAGTAACTTGCTCTGCCATCTTATTCCAAGAATGGTATGGCATGAATGCTGGAGATGTCATCGGGACTTTGAGTGGGTTCTTCACCATTATCAATGGCATCTTCCTTCtacatgcttttaaaaacactgaCATTACCTGGAGTGATCTGACATCCACTACTCAGAAAGAAGTCCTCTCTCTGAATGGCAATGAAGACAAATACGTCTTACTAGAGAATGTAGAATGTTCAACCCCAGAATTTGATGATGACATTACATTGTTTAGCAGGACTGATGATCAAAGTCCCTAG